The following coding sequences lie in one Glycine max cultivar Williams 82 chromosome 19, Glycine_max_v4.0, whole genome shotgun sequence genomic window:
- the LOC102663086 gene encoding transcription repressor OFP16, which yields MPYTNTPRTKKRNTLTRFNLNLCFSNSMQPFTPKSPPTIPTATSSTVDHNHNRPSPAAMSSTPNFDNDRSTVTPQNPFPSLGPEPEPADLATAFASQRFFFTSPGRSNSIIESANTTDADCFTTSSSSLSPVPADESATIDKIQDQLKSLILGLSSSDESEAKALLDRSVAVRKYSPDPYADFRQSMEEMVAARPELMDVAAKWRELHELLLCYLALNPKSTHKFILRAFSDFLLSLISRSYLPPQDPGSGDIAGDGGGCLS from the exons ATGCCATACACAAACACGCCgcgaacaaaaaaaagaaacaccCTTACCCGCTTCAACCTGAACTTATGTTTCTCCAATTCCATGCAACCGTTCACACCCAAATCTCCTCCGACAATCCCCACCGCCACTTCCTCGACCGTTGATCACAATCACAACCGTCCATCACCAGCCGCCATGTCATCAACCCCGAACTTTGACAATGATCGCAGTACCGTGACCCCACAAAACCCATTTCCGAGCCTTGGACCCGAACCCGAACCTGCCGACCTAGCCACCGCTTTTGCCTCCCAACGTTTCTTCTTCACCTCCCCCGGCCGCTCCAACTCCATCATCGAATCCGCCAACACCACCGACGCCGACTGTTTTACCACATCCTCATCCTCGCTGTCACCGGTGCCGGCAGACGAATCCGCCACCATCGACAAAATACAGGACCAACTCAAGA gtCTCATTCTTGGTTTGTCCAGTTCTGACGAGAGCGAAGCAAAGGCGTTATTGGACCGCAGCGTTGCGGTAAGAAAGTACTCGCCGGACCCTTACGCGGACTTCCGGCAGTCGATGGAGGAGATGGTGGCGGCGCGTCCCGAGTTGATGGACGTGGCGGCCAAATGGCGCGAGCTGCACGAGCTTCTTCTTTGCTATCTTGCGCTCAACCCGAAGAGCACGCACAAGTTCATTCTCCGTGCTTTTTCTGATTTTCTCCTCAGCCTCATATCGCGTTCTTATTTGCCGCCGCAGGATCCCGGTTCCGGTGACATCGCCGGCGACGGTGGTGGATGCTTGAGTTAG